The Gymnogyps californianus isolate 813 chromosome 5, ASM1813914v2, whole genome shotgun sequence genome contains a region encoding:
- the BDNF gene encoding brain-derived neurotrophic factor: MTILFLTMVISYFSCMKAAPMKEASVRGQGSLSYPGLRTHGTLESLNGPSAGSRGLTSLADTFEHVIEELLDEDQDIQPSEENKDADLYTSRVMLSSQVPLEPPLLFLLEEYKNYLDAANMSMRVRRHSDPARRGELSVCDSTSEWVTAAEKKTAVDMSGATVTVLEKVPVPKGQLKQYFYETKCNPKGYTKEGCRGIDKRHWNSQCRTTQSYVRALTMDNKKRVGWRFIRIDTSCVCTLTIKRGR; encoded by the coding sequence ATGACCATCCTTTTCCTTACTATGGTTATCTCATACTTCAGTTGCATGAAAGCTGCCCCGATGAAAGAAGCTAGTGTAAGAGGACAAGGCAGCTTGTCTTACCCAGGTCTTCGGACCCACGGGACTCTTGAGAGCCTAAATGGGCCCAGTGCTGGTTCAAGAGGACTGACATCACTGGCGGACACTTTTGAACATGTCATAGAGGAGCTTCTAGATGAGGACCAGGACATCCAGCCCAGCGAGGAAAACAAGGATGCAGACTTGTACACATCCCGAGTCATGCTAAGCAGTCAAGTGCCTTTGGAACCCCCACTGCTCTTTCTGCTTGAGGAGTACAAAAACTACTTGGATGCTGCAAACATGTCCATGAGGGTCCGGCGCCACTCTGACCCTGCTCGCCGCGGGGAACTGAGCGTGTGTGACAGCACGAGCGAGTgggtgacagcagcagagaaaaagactgCAGTGGACATGTCCGGGGCGACTGTCACAGTCCTGGAAAAAGTCCCAGTACCCAAAGGCCAACTGAAGCAATACTTCTATGAGACCAAATGCAACCCCAAGGGGTACACaaaggagggctgcaggggcatAGACAAGAGGCACTGGAACTCCCAGTGCCGAACTACCCAGTCTTACGTGAGAGCTCTCACCATGGATAATAAAAAGAGAGTTGGCTGGCGCTTTATAAGGATAGACACTTCCTGTGTATGTACATTAACCATTAAAAGGGGAAGATAG